A genomic segment from Synchiropus splendidus isolate RoL2022-P1 chromosome 18, RoL_Sspl_1.0, whole genome shotgun sequence encodes:
- the rer1 gene encoding protein RER1 isoform X1: MSEGDSIGESIHGKPSVVSALFTRIGQIYQSWLDKSTPFYAVRWAATLLLTAIYMIRVYILQGWYIVTYALGIYHLNLFIAFLSPKVDPSLLDEDEGPSLPTKQNEEFRPFIRRLPEFKFWHSATKGIIVAMICTFFDAFNVPVFWPILVMYFIMLFCITMKRQIKHMIKYRYLPFTHGKRTYKDAGLINENSQRSGDGQS, encoded by the exons ATGTCAGAAGGGGACAGCATTGGGGAGTCAATCCATGGGAAGCCATCTGTAGTCTCTGCCCTTTTCACAAGGATCGGACAG ATCTATCAATCATGGCTGGACAAGTCCACGCCGTTCTACGCAGTGCGATGGGCGGCGACCCTTCTACTAACTGCAATATACATGATCAGAGTGTACATACTACAG GGTTGGTACATAGTCACATACGCTTTGGGAATCTACCACCTCAATCTCTTCATTGCGTTTCTGTCGCCTAAAGTGGACCCCTCCCTGCTTGACGAAG ATGAGGGCCCATCCCTCCCCACCAAGCAGAACGAGGAGTTCCGTCCTTTCATCAGGAGGTTGCCGGAATTCAAATTCTG GCACTCCGCAACAAAAGGCATCATCGTCGCCATGATTTGCACATTTTTTGATGCCTTCAACGTGCCAGTGTTCTGGCCCATACTTGTTATGTACTTCATCATGCTCTTCTGCATAACCATGAAGAGGCAGATCAAG CATATGATCAAGTACAGATACCTCCCCTTCACGCACGGGAAGAGGACATACAAAG ATGCAGGTCTAATAAATGAGAACAGTCAAAGGTCAGGCGACGGACAGTCCTGA
- the rer1 gene encoding protein RER1 isoform X2: MSEGDSIGESIHGKPSVVSALFTRIGQIYQSWLDKSTPFYAVRWAATLLLTAIYMIRVYILQGWYIVTYALGIYHLNLFIAFLSPKVDPSLLDEDEGPSLPTKQNEEFRPFIRRLPEFKFWHSATKGIIVAMICTFFDAFNVPVFWPILVMYFIMLFCITMKRQIKHMIKYRYLPFTHGKRTYKGKEDTGKPFAS, from the exons ATGTCAGAAGGGGACAGCATTGGGGAGTCAATCCATGGGAAGCCATCTGTAGTCTCTGCCCTTTTCACAAGGATCGGACAG ATCTATCAATCATGGCTGGACAAGTCCACGCCGTTCTACGCAGTGCGATGGGCGGCGACCCTTCTACTAACTGCAATATACATGATCAGAGTGTACATACTACAG GGTTGGTACATAGTCACATACGCTTTGGGAATCTACCACCTCAATCTCTTCATTGCGTTTCTGTCGCCTAAAGTGGACCCCTCCCTGCTTGACGAAG ATGAGGGCCCATCCCTCCCCACCAAGCAGAACGAGGAGTTCCGTCCTTTCATCAGGAGGTTGCCGGAATTCAAATTCTG GCACTCCGCAACAAAAGGCATCATCGTCGCCATGATTTGCACATTTTTTGATGCCTTCAACGTGCCAGTGTTCTGGCCCATACTTGTTATGTACTTCATCATGCTCTTCTGCATAACCATGAAGAGGCAGATCAAG CATATGATCAAGTACAGATACCTCCCCTTCACGCACGGGAAGAGGACATACAAAGGCAAGGAGGACACAGGGAAACCGTTTGCTAGTTAG